One window from the genome of Rhodopseudomonas sp. P2A-2r encodes:
- a CDS encoding methyl-accepting chemotaxis protein: protein MVANLSLKARITAALAISAAATAIAVLFGAMWIIGGIVDRADREELQGNYDAFQSRLMQESQRAAAMSAVVANIPAVQDAVARNDREALVQLFGPGFAQLKSDYGVDQFQFHTPAGLSQFRVHQPAKFGDDLSGFRKTVVVANSTMKPVLGLEGGVAGLGIRGVVPVAQKGKHLGTVEFGLTFGQGFFDEFKRARNVNVAFHLAGNGDFKTFGGTLGGKTFFDAGAYRSATNGSFIIRQGALQTTPIVALLGPVKDFSGQPIGAVEIVMDNSEYVAAIAHARLLVAAIAALCLVLAIAGGLLIARGISRPILAITEAMRELAEGNLSVALPQHSGKDEVGQMVQAVDIFKQNAIRVSRFQVDQDESQAKAEQEKRAIFASLADRFEGNVRKVVDNVSSAAAEMQNTAQSMSSVVEQCRAQSDEVSGASLSASDNVQTVAAASEELSSSIGEINRQLAQSSAAVGKAADSGRRSNVRMQSLAAAAQKIGDVVALINQIASQTNLLALNATIESARAGEAGKGFAVVAGEVKSLATQTAKATEDIRAQIASIQSETNAAVEEIQAVCATIDEVDKISSAIAAAIEEQGAATQEIARNVSQAAARTDDVSRNITSVTSGISTTGSAAQNVLGSATRLASQSEVLRGEVDRFLASIRVA, encoded by the coding sequence ATGGTTGCAAATCTGAGCCTGAAAGCCCGGATCACCGCGGCGTTGGCAATATCGGCCGCAGCGACGGCCATTGCCGTGCTGTTCGGAGCCATGTGGATCATCGGCGGCATCGTCGACCGCGCCGATCGTGAGGAACTCCAGGGCAACTACGATGCATTCCAGTCGCGGCTGATGCAGGAATCCCAGCGCGCGGCAGCCATGAGCGCCGTGGTGGCAAACATCCCGGCGGTCCAGGATGCGGTGGCGCGCAACGATCGCGAGGCGCTGGTGCAGTTGTTCGGACCGGGCTTCGCCCAGCTCAAGTCCGACTACGGTGTCGATCAGTTCCAATTCCATACACCGGCAGGCCTGTCCCAGTTCCGGGTGCATCAGCCCGCCAAGTTCGGTGACGACCTCTCCGGCTTCCGCAAGACCGTCGTCGTTGCCAATTCCACGATGAAGCCGGTGCTGGGGCTCGAGGGCGGTGTTGCCGGTCTCGGCATTCGCGGCGTCGTGCCGGTGGCGCAGAAGGGCAAGCATCTCGGCACCGTCGAGTTCGGGCTGACATTCGGCCAGGGCTTCTTCGATGAGTTCAAGCGCGCGCGGAACGTCAATGTCGCGTTTCATCTCGCCGGGAATGGCGACTTCAAAACCTTCGGCGGTACGCTGGGCGGCAAGACGTTCTTCGATGCCGGCGCCTATCGCAGCGCCACCAACGGCAGTTTCATCATCCGACAGGGCGCGCTGCAGACGACGCCCATCGTCGCATTGCTCGGCCCGGTCAAGGATTTCTCCGGCCAGCCCATCGGCGCCGTCGAGATCGTCATGGACAACAGCGAATATGTGGCAGCCATTGCCCATGCGCGGCTGCTCGTGGCCGCGATTGCCGCCTTGTGTCTGGTCCTCGCCATCGCCGGCGGTTTGCTGATCGCCCGCGGCATTTCGCGGCCCATCCTTGCCATCACCGAGGCGATGCGTGAACTCGCCGAAGGCAACCTGTCGGTCGCGCTGCCGCAGCACAGCGGCAAGGACGAAGTCGGCCAGATGGTGCAGGCCGTCGACATCTTCAAGCAGAATGCGATTCGTGTCAGCCGCTTCCAGGTCGACCAGGACGAAAGCCAGGCCAAGGCCGAACAGGAGAAGCGCGCCATCTTCGCATCGCTTGCCGACAGGTTCGAGGGCAACGTCCGCAAGGTCGTCGACAACGTATCGTCCGCCGCGGCAGAGATGCAGAACACCGCGCAGTCCATGTCGTCGGTCGTCGAGCAGTGCCGGGCGCAGTCTGACGAAGTCTCGGGCGCATCGCTCTCGGCCTCCGACAATGTGCAGACCGTGGCCGCGGCATCCGAGGAATTGTCGTCCTCGATCGGCGAGATCAACCGGCAGCTCGCGCAATCCTCCGCCGCGGTCGGAAAGGCGGCCGACAGCGGCCGGCGCTCCAATGTGCGCATGCAGAGCCTGGCCGCAGCGGCGCAGAAGATCGGCGATGTTGTCGCCTTGATCAATCAGATCGCCAGCCAGACCAATCTGCTGGCGCTGAATGCCACCATCGAGTCGGCACGTGCCGGCGAGGCCGGCAAGGGATTTGCTGTGGTGGCGGGCGAGGTCAAGTCGCTGGCGACACAGACGGCCAAGGCCACCGAAGATATCCGCGCCCAGATCGCATCGATCCAGAGCGAGACCAATGCGGCCGTGGAAGAGATTCAGGCGGTGTGCGCCACCATCGACGAGGTCGACAAGATTTCATCGGCCATTGCCGCGGCCATCGAGGAACAGGGCGCCGCGACGCAGGAGATCGCCCGCAACGTCAGCCAGGCCGCTGCGCGCACCGACGACGTGTCGCGCAACATCACCAGCGTGACATCGGGGATTTCCACCACAGGCTCCGCCGCACAAAATGTCCTGGGCTCGGCGACCAGACTGGCCTCGCAATCCGAAGTGCTGCGCGGCGAGGTGGATCGTTTCCTGGCAAGTATCAGAGTCGCATAG
- a CDS encoding ketopantoate reductase family protein: MARNILILGASYGSLLATKLLMAGHNVTLVCRKKTAELINREGTEVRIKLRDEATHRAIFSRDLPGKLDATSPDNVDLSRYDLVGLAMQEPQYTNHTIRVLMIKIAAAKLPCLSIMNMPPLPYLHRIPALADMNLEEAYTNAQVWERFTPGLVTLCSPDPQAFRPPEEAANVLHVGLPTNFKASIFADEAHNLLLRELEADIDAVRLDGHDVPVKLKVFDSLFVPLAKWSMLLTGNYRCITPEEPQSIRDAVHGDLKVSQSIYDHVDAIARRLGADPQDQVPFEKYAKAAESLLKPSSAARAVANGAPFIERVDLLVKLISHQLGMPNANIDHTVQVVDQKLNERIESSAGI; this comes from the coding sequence ATGGCGCGTAATATTCTCATTCTCGGGGCCTCGTACGGCTCATTGCTGGCGACCAAACTCCTGATGGCCGGTCACAACGTGACGCTGGTCTGCCGCAAGAAGACCGCCGAGCTGATCAACCGCGAGGGCACCGAGGTCCGCATCAAGCTGCGCGACGAAGCGACGCACCGGGCGATCTTCTCGCGCGACCTGCCCGGCAAGCTCGACGCCACATCGCCGGATAACGTCGACCTGTCCCGCTACGATCTCGTCGGCCTGGCCATGCAGGAGCCGCAATACACCAATCACACGATCCGGGTTCTGATGATCAAGATTGCCGCGGCCAAGCTGCCGTGCCTGTCGATCATGAACATGCCGCCGCTGCCCTATCTCCATCGCATCCCGGCGCTGGCAGACATGAATCTCGAGGAAGCCTATACCAACGCCCAGGTCTGGGAGCGCTTCACACCCGGACTGGTCACCCTCTGCTCGCCCGATCCGCAAGCTTTCCGCCCGCCCGAGGAAGCCGCGAACGTTCTTCACGTGGGCCTGCCGACGAATTTCAAGGCGTCGATCTTTGCCGACGAGGCGCACAACCTGCTGCTGCGCGAGCTGGAGGCGGACATCGACGCGGTCAGGCTGGATGGGCACGACGTGCCGGTGAAGCTCAAGGTGTTCGATTCGCTGTTCGTGCCGCTGGCGAAATGGTCGATGCTGCTGACCGGCAACTATCGCTGCATCACGCCGGAGGAGCCGCAGTCGATCCGCGATGCCGTGCATGGCGACCTGAAGGTCTCGCAGTCGATCTACGACCATGTCGATGCCATCGCGCGCCGCCTCGGCGCAGACCCGCAGGACCAGGTGCCGTTCGAGAAATACGCCAAGGCGGCGGAGAGTCTTCTCAAGCCGTCATCGGCGGCCCGCGCGGTGGCCAACGGCGCGCCCTTCATCGAGCGCGTCGACCTGCTGGTGAAACTGATTTCGCATCAGCTGGGCATGCCCAACGCCAATATCGACCACACGGTCCAGGTCGTCGACCAGAAGCTCAACGAGCGAATCGAATCGAGCGCGGGGATCTAG
- a CDS encoding Bug family tripartite tricarboxylate transporter substrate binding protein, with protein MSKLTHRRGFIVAGAAAAALPFIVRKASAQAAWPSRQIRMICSYPAGGQTDMLARAFGEFISKQVGQTVVIENKAGAAGAIGTAEVARAEPDGHTMLCSISTTYVMNRVMMKTPGYDMDKDLTLVSVIPGAGLPLVASTKSGVTTLDEFVAFARKSGKVNFGTYSAGSAPHMTINELNWQYGLAIEPIHYRGEAPMWTGLAEGTLDAAMGSYTGAQSVLQSNRGVAFAVHSKKVDAIPKVGTLPEQGATSRFFTVSGFTGWALPKATPQPIVDRLAQLLVAANDDPKVRDVLATFVLEPALGFKETNALYQRELPIWIESAQALGLQPV; from the coding sequence ATGTCCAAACTCACTCATCGCCGCGGCTTCATCGTGGCCGGGGCGGCTGCCGCCGCGCTGCCTTTCATCGTGCGCAAGGCCTCGGCGCAAGCGGCCTGGCCATCGCGGCAGATCCGCATGATCTGCAGTTACCCGGCCGGGGGCCAGACCGACATGCTGGCGCGGGCGTTCGGCGAATTCATTTCGAAACAGGTGGGGCAGACCGTCGTCATCGAAAACAAGGCGGGCGCTGCCGGCGCCATCGGTACGGCGGAAGTCGCGCGGGCGGAGCCCGACGGCCACACCATGCTGTGCTCCATCTCGACCACCTATGTGATGAACCGGGTCATGATGAAGACGCCGGGCTACGACATGGACAAGGACCTGACACTCGTCAGCGTCATCCCGGGGGCCGGGCTGCCGCTGGTCGCGAGCACGAAGTCCGGCGTCACGACGCTCGATGAATTCGTCGCTTTTGCGCGCAAGAGCGGCAAGGTGAACTTCGGGACCTACAGCGCGGGCTCCGCGCCGCACATGACGATCAATGAACTCAACTGGCAGTATGGCCTCGCCATCGAACCGATCCACTACCGCGGTGAAGCGCCGATGTGGACCGGGCTGGCCGAAGGCACGCTGGACGCCGCGATGGGCAGCTACACCGGTGCGCAATCGGTCCTGCAGAGCAATCGCGGCGTGGCCTTCGCGGTGCATTCGAAGAAGGTCGACGCCATCCCCAAGGTCGGGACGCTGCCCGAACAGGGCGCAACATCGCGGTTCTTCACCGTCAGCGGCTTCACCGGCTGGGCGCTGCCGAAGGCGACGCCGCAGCCGATCGTCGATCGGCTGGCGCAGCTCCTGGTGGCCGCCAATGACGACCCGAAGGTCAGGGACGTGCTCGCCACCTTCGTGCTGGAGCCGGCGCTCGGCTTCAAGGAGACCAACGCTCTGTATCAGCGCGAACTCCCGATCTGGATCGAGAGCGCGCAGGCGCTCGGCCTGCAGCCCGTCTAG
- the greA gene encoding transcription elongation factor GreA, producing MSVAFTKEDSAETAAETLLPDRPVSPHPNRVTPAGLKALELQLQQAREAYETAQTIEDVNERRRQAAIPLRDARYFAARVRTAEVVDAPASTDTVAFGRTVTFRRDDGRVQTYRIVGEDEADPKAGSISFVAPVARSLMGKAVGDVVGPSGQELEIIAIA from the coding sequence GTGAGCGTTGCCTTCACCAAGGAAGACAGTGCCGAAACGGCAGCGGAGACCCTGCTGCCCGACCGCCCGGTTTCGCCGCATCCGAATCGCGTGACGCCCGCCGGATTGAAGGCACTGGAGCTTCAACTCCAGCAGGCGCGCGAGGCCTACGAAACCGCGCAAACCATCGAAGACGTCAATGAGCGACGGCGGCAGGCGGCGATCCCGTTGCGCGACGCGCGCTACTTTGCGGCGCGCGTTCGAACCGCAGAGGTGGTCGACGCGCCTGCGTCAACGGACACGGTTGCCTTCGGCCGCACCGTGACCTTCAGGCGCGACGACGGCCGCGTGCAGACCTATCGCATCGTCGGAGAGGACGAAGCGGACCCCAAGGCCGGTTCGATTTCCTTCGTCGCACCGGTCGCGAGATCCCTGATGGGCAAAGCGGTCGGGGATGTCGTCGGCCCATCGGGTCAGGAGCTCGAGATCATCGCGATCGCGTAG
- a CDS encoding ATP-binding protein, protein MTVAIEMGQTTAGAAVTLDLEELLATRLLVQGNSGSGKSHLLRRLLEQSAPWVQQTIIDPEGDFVALADRFGHLLIDAEEHTERGLQVAGERARMHRVSTVLNLEGLDAENQMRRAAAFLSGLFEVGRDHWYPMLVVVDEAQLFAPAIAGEVSDEARKLSLGAMTNLMCRGRKRGLAGVIATQRLAKLAKNVAAEASNFLMGRTFLDIDMARAADLLGMERRQAESFRDLERGQFMALGPALSRRPLGLRIGATETQPRNAIPRLMPLPEATLDAHAMILAAPPPEPTRPQRRAPSSPDLLGQLMAAKSAALELRPDVAETPISAEELAKRRMRVDRVLQALMAEPDAGFRVVGVLYQEFVVRCRIEGLGAAVPDLDDFRRMLTRARAGLGSDMAADDTWQDVSVRASILPEDMQGVFMMIARAAKEGWPCPGDAAIARAYGSHSLRRARRLLDYIEEQGLIVCQLDGAGRRTVTLVELAWATAPGDPNAEELATEQGL, encoded by the coding sequence ATGACCGTTGCGATCGAGATGGGACAGACGACGGCGGGCGCCGCGGTGACTCTGGACCTTGAGGAACTGCTGGCGACCCGCCTTCTGGTGCAGGGCAATTCGGGTTCCGGCAAATCCCATCTGCTGCGCCGGCTGCTGGAACAGAGCGCCCCATGGGTGCAGCAGACGATCATCGATCCCGAAGGCGACTTCGTGGCGCTGGCGGACCGTTTCGGTCACCTCCTGATCGACGCCGAGGAACACACCGAACGCGGCCTGCAGGTGGCGGGCGAACGCGCGCGCATGCATCGCGTCTCCACGGTGCTCAATCTCGAGGGGCTCGACGCCGAGAACCAGATGCGGCGCGCGGCGGCGTTTCTCAGTGGACTGTTCGAGGTCGGCCGCGACCACTGGTACCCGATGCTGGTGGTGGTGGACGAGGCGCAGCTGTTCGCGCCCGCCATCGCCGGCGAGGTCTCTGACGAAGCGCGCAAGCTCTCGCTCGGCGCCATGACCAATCTGATGTGCCGCGGTCGCAAACGTGGGCTGGCCGGGGTGATCGCGACCCAGCGCCTCGCAAAACTCGCCAAGAACGTCGCGGCCGAGGCGTCGAATTTCCTCATGGGCCGCACCTTCCTGGATATCGACATGGCGCGCGCCGCCGATCTGCTCGGCATGGAGCGGCGGCAGGCGGAATCGTTTCGCGACCTCGAGCGCGGGCAGTTCATGGCGCTCGGCCCGGCGCTGTCGCGCCGTCCGCTCGGACTGCGGATCGGGGCCACGGAGACCCAGCCGCGCAATGCGATCCCGCGCTTAATGCCGCTGCCGGAAGCAACATTGGACGCCCATGCCATGATCCTGGCAGCGCCGCCGCCGGAGCCGACCCGGCCGCAGCGCCGTGCACCATCGTCGCCGGATCTCCTCGGCCAGCTCATGGCGGCGAAGTCCGCAGCGCTGGAACTTCGGCCGGACGTGGCGGAGACACCGATCAGCGCCGAGGAACTGGCGAAGCGGCGCATGCGCGTCGACCGCGTTCTGCAAGCCTTGATGGCCGAGCCCGATGCAGGCTTCCGGGTCGTCGGCGTGCTCTATCAGGAATTCGTGGTCCGCTGCCGCATCGAGGGGCTCGGCGCAGCCGTGCCGGACCTCGACGACTTCCGCCGCATGCTGACGCGCGCCCGCGCCGGGCTGGGTTCCGACATGGCCGCCGACGACACCTGGCAGGACGTCTCGGTGCGCGCCTCCATCCTGCCCGAGGATATGCAGGGCGTGTTCATGATGATCGCGCGCGCGGCGAAAGAGGGCTGGCCCTGCCCCGGCGATGCCGCGATTGCCCGCGCCTATGGTTCGCACTCCCTGCGCCGCGCCCGGCGTCTGCTCGATTACATCGAGGAACAGGGCCTCATCGTATGCCAGCTCGACGGCGCCGGCCGACGCACGGTGACGCTGGTCGAACTGGCCTGGGCGACCGCGCCAGGAGATCCCAACGCCGAGGAACTGGCGACCGAACAAGGCCTGTGA
- a CDS encoding IclR family transcriptional regulator encodes MSALDNAIEILRCFSPQQPEISNADVIRLTGKPKSSTSRLLRQLKECGLLEQDATTRRYRPGLLVFELGRLHRSQNDFVALAEQHLRDVCAATGHTGYVAVLDGGEQVVLRVVRGTNPLQVVSPPGVRTPAFLTSNGRAMLARLSDAEIRANLAKPFPAVPPNAPRNITELMVRINEIRRTGYSSATEESLPGVGSLGFAVSNRDTGETVGVALSFPSQLTSAKERARLWQILRATAVELGRLCDDPVWLALDDAVPVRKAAAQ; translated from the coding sequence ATGAGCGCCCTCGACAACGCCATAGAGATCCTGCGCTGCTTCTCTCCGCAGCAGCCGGAGATCAGCAATGCCGATGTGATCCGGCTGACCGGCAAGCCGAAGAGCTCGACCTCGCGCCTGCTGCGTCAACTCAAGGAGTGCGGACTGCTGGAGCAGGACGCGACGACGCGCCGCTACCGGCCGGGACTGCTGGTGTTCGAACTCGGTCGGCTGCATCGTTCGCAGAACGACTTCGTGGCGCTCGCCGAACAGCATCTTCGCGACGTCTGTGCCGCCACCGGGCACACCGGCTATGTCGCGGTGCTGGATGGCGGCGAACAGGTGGTGTTGCGCGTGGTTCGCGGCACCAATCCGCTGCAGGTGGTGTCGCCGCCCGGCGTGCGGACGCCGGCTTTCCTGACGTCGAACGGGCGCGCCATGCTGGCGCGGCTGAGCGACGCCGAGATCCGCGCCAACCTCGCAAAACCTTTTCCCGCGGTGCCGCCCAACGCGCCGCGCAACATCACCGAACTGATGGTGCGCATCAATGAGATTCGCCGCACCGGCTATTCGTCGGCGACCGAGGAATCGCTGCCCGGGGTCGGCTCGCTGGGTTTTGCGGTCAGCAACCGCGACACCGGCGAGACGGTCGGGGTCGCGCTGTCGTTTCCGAGCCAGTTGACCTCCGCCAAAGAGCGCGCCCGGCTGTGGCAGATTTTGCGCGCCACGGCGGTCGAACTCGGCCGGCTGTGCGACGATCCGGTGTGGCTGGCGCTGGACGACGCCGTGCCGGTACGCAAGGCGGCGGCGCAATGA
- a CDS encoding ABC transporter permease, translating into MNVTRTGVSPIAWLIAPSALLFALFFFLPMGLMALISVLSGNPVVQPNVTFTAKFYTRMLSDSYYFEVIWTTIRIGLLTTVAALLIGYPLAHWMARIRGRTAYALLMMSVLTPMLTGIVVRTFAWMALLSDKGVINQTLTGLGLISKPLPLMYNEFSIVLGLTHIYIPYMVLTLVGVISRIDERLEHAAQNLGASPLRAFFEVTLPLSLPGILAGSLLVFALAISAYVTPILMGGFQIMTLPMLIYQQISSSFNVGFAAALGMVLLAISLVLIIAYNRILGMISGQRDLQ; encoded by the coding sequence ATGAACGTAACCCGCACCGGCGTTTCCCCGATCGCCTGGCTGATTGCGCCGAGCGCGCTGCTGTTCGCGCTGTTCTTCTTCCTGCCCATGGGCCTGATGGCGCTGATCAGCGTGCTGTCCGGCAATCCGGTGGTGCAGCCGAACGTCACCTTCACGGCCAAGTTCTACACGCGGATGCTGTCGGACTCGTATTACTTCGAGGTGATCTGGACCACGATTCGCATCGGCCTGCTGACCACCGTAGCGGCGCTGCTGATCGGCTACCCGTTGGCGCACTGGATGGCCCGGATTCGTGGCCGCACCGCCTATGCGCTGCTGATGATGTCGGTGCTGACGCCGATGCTGACCGGCATCGTGGTCCGCACCTTCGCCTGGATGGCGCTGCTGTCGGACAAGGGGGTGATCAACCAGACCCTGACCGGCTTGGGCCTGATCTCAAAACCGCTGCCGCTGATGTACAACGAATTCAGCATCGTGCTCGGCCTCACGCATATCTACATCCCCTATATGGTGCTGACCCTGGTCGGCGTGATCAGCCGCATCGACGAACGGCTCGAACATGCCGCGCAGAATCTCGGTGCCTCGCCGTTGCGCGCCTTCTTCGAGGTCACGCTGCCGCTCAGCCTGCCGGGGATTCTCGCCGGCTCGCTGCTGGTGTTCGCGCTGGCCATCAGCGCCTACGTGACGCCGATCCTGATGGGCGGCTTCCAGATCATGACGCTGCCGATGCTGATCTACCAGCAGATCTCGTCCAGCTTCAATGTCGGCTTTGCCGCGGCGCTCGGCATGGTTCTACTGGCCATCTCGCTGGTGCTGATCATCGCCTATAACCGCATCCTGGGAATGATCTCAGGCCAGCGCGATTTGCAGTGA
- a CDS encoding extracellular solute-binding protein, whose amino-acid sequence MTIIRKPVNRRRFLAVAATAGAGLIAAPHVARAQAATLRITGWGGKWGQTMSTEVVPAFEKEFKCKVETDTAFPFLPKLQASSRSNPVYDVLHTNSNEQWAALEMGIVEAKIDAKQVPNIADVYPYAVSDKIVGVTIFTSAIGLGMRTDKGYGKVTSWKDLWDRSYDGVRGGYVIPVNSLGQAFVMMSGMLYGKGMTDLDAAYAALEKVKPMKLADFTGTMEKMILSGEVGLAVIHDSGILRYDGQNQPTAFVAPSEGVMALEQVLTLTPGTKVRELANAYVNYMLSPSVQKTLAESVWYSPANSKVKLDDRYNDKLLTTPAKVATLIQPDWKWYNARKDEIDARVNRIFRA is encoded by the coding sequence GTGACCATCATCCGCAAGCCCGTGAATCGACGCCGGTTTCTCGCCGTGGCCGCTACGGCAGGTGCTGGCCTCATTGCAGCTCCCCATGTCGCGCGTGCCCAGGCGGCGACGTTGCGCATCACCGGATGGGGCGGCAAGTGGGGACAGACCATGTCCACCGAGGTCGTTCCGGCCTTCGAGAAAGAGTTCAAGTGCAAGGTGGAGACCGACACCGCGTTCCCGTTCCTGCCGAAGCTGCAGGCGAGTTCGCGCTCGAATCCGGTCTACGACGTGCTGCACACCAATTCCAATGAGCAGTGGGCGGCTCTGGAGATGGGCATCGTCGAAGCCAAGATCGACGCCAAGCAGGTGCCGAACATTGCCGACGTCTATCCCTACGCGGTCAGCGACAAGATCGTCGGCGTCACCATCTTCACCAGCGCCATCGGCCTCGGCATGCGCACCGACAAGGGCTACGGCAAGGTCACGTCCTGGAAGGATCTCTGGGACAGGTCCTATGACGGCGTGCGCGGCGGCTATGTCATCCCGGTGAACAGCCTCGGACAGGCGTTCGTGATGATGAGCGGCATGCTGTACGGCAAGGGCATGACCGACCTCGACGCCGCCTATGCGGCGCTGGAGAAGGTCAAGCCGATGAAACTCGCCGACTTCACCGGCACTATGGAAAAAATGATCCTGTCGGGCGAGGTCGGCCTGGCGGTGATCCACGATTCCGGCATCCTGCGCTACGATGGCCAGAACCAGCCGACCGCCTTCGTCGCGCCGTCCGAGGGCGTGATGGCGCTGGAGCAGGTGCTGACGCTGACGCCGGGCACCAAGGTCCGCGAGCTCGCCAATGCCTACGTGAACTACATGCTGAGCCCCAGCGTGCAGAAGACGCTGGCGGAATCTGTGTGGTACTCGCCGGCCAACAGCAAGGTGAAGCTCGATGACAGGTACAACGATAAACTGCTGACGACGCCGGCGAAGGTCGCTACGCTGATCCAGCCCGACTGGAAATGGTACAACGCGCGCAAGGACGAGATCGACGCGCGCGTGAACCGTATCTTCCGGGCATGA
- a CDS encoding DUF917 domain-containing protein encodes MNAAPLTEITSEDIESLAVGAWILGTGGGGSPYLGLLNLRQLYAQGHRVQLMSPLDLGDDDHVAVVSNMGAPLVGQERLTDSRSIARAVEIQQEFGGFKFRAVMSVEIGGGNGMQALMAAAHLGIPVVDADCMGRAFPEAQMTSVAIGGLRPYPCTLYDPRGIEAIVTKVPTWKWMERASRKICVEMGSIASTCKAPRTGREVKDWGIHFTTTAAIRIGTLVREANRLHTDPIAALLDSEGGKRLFTGKVVDVERRTTEGFLRGSIAIEGIDDDRGSRLDLSFQNEWIVAWREGKAVAMCPDLICVLETLSGHAVGTETVRYGQRVTVVAMQAPPVLTSECGLEFVGPRAFGYDLDFVSLFDAHAGAGV; translated from the coding sequence ATGAACGCGGCACCACTCACCGAGATCACCTCGGAGGATATCGAATCGCTGGCGGTCGGCGCCTGGATCCTCGGCACCGGCGGCGGCGGCAGTCCTTATCTGGGCCTGCTCAACCTGCGCCAGCTCTATGCCCAGGGCCACCGCGTGCAGCTGATGTCGCCGCTCGATCTTGGCGACGACGACCATGTGGCTGTCGTGTCCAACATGGGCGCACCGCTGGTCGGGCAGGAACGCTTGACCGACAGCCGCAGCATCGCGCGCGCCGTCGAGATCCAGCAGGAATTCGGCGGCTTCAAATTCCGCGCCGTGATGTCGGTGGAGATCGGCGGCGGCAACGGCATGCAGGCGCTGATGGCCGCGGCCCATCTCGGGATTCCCGTGGTCGATGCCGACTGCATGGGACGCGCCTTCCCGGAAGCGCAGATGACCTCGGTGGCGATCGGCGGGCTGCGGCCCTATCCGTGCACGCTGTACGATCCGCGCGGCATCGAGGCGATCGTCACCAAGGTGCCGACCTGGAAATGGATGGAGCGCGCCAGCCGCAAGATCTGCGTCGAGATGGGCTCCATCGCCTCGACCTGCAAGGCGCCACGCACCGGCCGCGAGGTCAAGGACTGGGGCATCCACTTCACCACCACTGCGGCGATCCGCATCGGCACGCTGGTGCGCGAGGCCAACCGGCTGCATACCGATCCGATCGCGGCGCTGCTCGACAGCGAAGGCGGCAAGCGGCTGTTCACCGGCAAGGTGGTCGACGTCGAGCGCCGCACCACGGAGGGTTTTCTGCGCGGTTCGATCGCCATCGAGGGCATCGATGACGATCGCGGCAGCCGGCTCGATCTGTCGTTCCAGAATGAATGGATCGTCGCCTGGCGCGAGGGCAAGGCGGTGGCCATGTGCCCGGACCTGATCTGCGTGCTGGAGACTCTGTCCGGCCACGCGGTGGGCACCGAGACGGTGCGCTACGGCCAGCGCGTCACCGTGGTGGCAATGCAGGCGCCACCGGTGCTCACGAGCGAATGCGGTCTCGAATTCGTCGGCCCGCGGGCCTTCGGCTACGACCTCGACTTCGTTTCTCTTTTCGATGCGCACGCAGGCGCAGGAGTATAA